In the Ctenopharyngodon idella isolate HZGC_01 chromosome 4, HZGC01, whole genome shotgun sequence genome, one interval contains:
- the scaf11 gene encoding protein SCAF11 isoform X3 yields MQEGPGKGGQNSEGSLEDEEDQRCPICLNRPRRTDRAVPDCCRHVYCSACILRWAQMVQSCPVDRRPFSAIYLQGSSQQCIKLPVKALRLSELRACCSQDGQRMRRVSVAETETLERTQEKRANAKQKCHREGDSDASIDKNRKHFHPSLPSQQGATFGTLTQIMAGSVDVCEEGPDGVQWRRLERKRRWLPASVPVLSTGVPRVLLHSHLLLSAVSASLNLLLSEHTVPHGVVCAVTCPKGEERKGTRGSGSKTSVKPAEAVATRRSSRHNRTEAEDSSAAQSQPTDSDATSSTPPTRNDTHASTSRGQQGNNPRSGAKRKGRAKKTMVEKHEDDEVGNHEEDGVNEETESEEKKTDQKASSDQIDDPFDMEDKMEVENETSPTEANNQEEEMAIVEEMLTESMVEDEDNQKLSPEDKEDEEVETSDADSVELVNVPPIVEEDCLSLSSADLQESQSDSQDVESSLQVESTAEPPTVTSDQIAVLKPEPDTTEDDADKEESISLPPFQEVADLNPEPDTTEDNSDKQESSSIPPLQEIADLEPEPETTEDDSDKQESSSLPTLQEVADLKPEPDTTEDNANKQESSSFPPLQKDQIAGSSVLGEKANSETKDTNARSPQDNTDLIPMECDSPASESEAHAAEPEIDPIVNVAQTADQEPKIDCCKEAKGSDKREREGRSRRSRFHSPTTTWSPTRESKNEGSRRSRSRSRDRSHKTRSTSRSRDQQEEEREGRRNRSRSRSRERSHRRRSRSRNRNRPGRRSPSQERADHGGHSPRKRDSWGTDGWRSRGGGRGFRNSNWRNNAEKPGHLSTRDPVSSDNGSFHEASPDRGRSENPDWVKERESLWPDTDARGDPPAESWSRGGWNAGRGRGGAHWSSSQQGEPADNWRQRSSFSGTANNTDSYSRFNENRAGGKRKESEGGETAMDRSGWSSASSWAVRRTLPADVQNYYSRRDRGGGNNTWNRQEEDQAVPSVPKQADPPQNEPNAPLPTEAVPALPPTLMPHQLGVMGVLRYPMGHMLPRPPAMGLQPPPQFSLPPPVPVQLHPTGSLLQVPSIAVQGLPPPPPPPPPVQQGGFTAVPPESHPSQQVMPSFSVPGKGSFKPMPTKVVAGPPHPVGMASAAQPSSTTQPATHSKAHADSSKKEKKLQIQERAINEVKTAIKPYYQRNEINKEEYKEIVRKAVEKVCHSKSGEVNADKVANLVKAYVDKYKRIRKSKSEKS; encoded by the exons ATGCAAGAGGGGCCAGGAAAGG GTGGGCAGAACTCAGAGGGAAGTTTGGAGGATGAGGAGGATCAGCGGTGCCCGATCTGTCTGAACCGTCCCAGACGGACGGATAGAGCCGTACCGGACTGCTGCAGACACGTCTACTGCTCGGCCTGCATCCTCCGCTGGGCTCAG ATGGTTCAGTCCTGCCCAGTGGACCGCAGACCCTTCAGTGCGATCTACCTGCAGGGCTCCTCGCAGCAGTGCATCAAG CTTCCTGTGAAGGCGCTCAGACTGTCAGAGCTGCGCGCATGCTGCAGTCAGGATGGTCAACGGATGCGCCGTGTCTCTGT GGCAGAGACAGAAACTCTGGAAAGAACGCAAGAGAAAAGAGCTAATGCCAAACAGAAATGCCACAGAGAAG GTGACTCGGATGCATCTATCGATAAAAACAGAAAG cattttcacccATCACTGCCCAGCCAGCAGGGAGCCACTTTCGGCACGCTGACGCAGATCAT GGCAGGATCTGTTGATGTTTGTGAGGAGGGGCCAGATGGCGTTCAGTGGAGGAGATTAGAGAGAAAACGCAGATGGCTTCCTGCCTCTGTACCTGTCCTCTCTACAGGTGTGCCCAG GGTGTTACTCCACTCACACCTGCTTCTGTCAGCTGTCTCCGCCTCTCTGAATCTGCTGCTTTCTGAACACACCG TTCCTCATGGCGTAGTTTGTGCCGTCACCTGCCCCAAAGGTGAGGAGAGAAAGGGAACCAGGGGTTCTGGGTCGAAGACATCTGTGAAGCCAGCAGAGGCTGTTGCAACCAGACGTTCCTCTCGACACAATCGCACTGAGGCAGAGGATTCCTCAGCTGCACAGTCGCAACCGACAGATTCGGACGCCACCTCTTCTACACCACCAACCAGAAACGATACTCATGCTTCTACGAGCAGGGGACAGCAGGGGAACAATCCGAGGTCGGGAGCAAAGAGGAAAGGACGTGCGAAGAAGACGATGGTGGAGAAACATGAGGATGATGAGGTTGGGAATCATGAGgaagatggagtcaatgaggaAACAgaatctgaggaaaaaaaaacagaccagAAAGCAAGTTCTGATCAGATTGATGACCCATTTGATATGGAGGACAAGATGGAGGTGGAGAATGAGACGAGTCCTACTGAGGCCAATAACCAGGAAGAGGAAATGGCAATAGTAGAAGAAATGCTAACTGAGAGTATGGTTGAAGATGAAGACAATCAGAAACTTTCACCAGAAGATAAGGAGGATGAGGAAGTGGAGACAAGTGATGCAGACTCCGTTGAATTGGTGAATGTTCCACCAATAGTGGAGGAAGATTGCCTATCTCTTTCCTCTGCTGATTTGCAAGAGTCTCAATCGGATTCCCAGGATGTTGAATCATCTCTGCAAGTGGAATCAACAGCTGAACCTCCTACGGTCACTTCGGACCAGATTGCGGTTCTGAAACCGGAGCCTGACACCACGGAAGACGATGCCGACAAGGAGGAATCGATAAGCCTTCCACCTTTCCAAGAGGTTGCGGATCTGAATCCAGAGCCTGACACCACGGAAGACAATTCAGACAAGCAGGAATCGAGTAGCATTCCACCTCTCCAAGAGATTGCGGATCTGGAACCGGAGCCTGAGACCACAGAAGATGATTCCGACAAGCAGGAATCGAGTAGCCTTCCAACTCTCCAAGAGGTTGCAGATTTAAAACCGGAGCCTGACACCACGGAAGACAATGCCAACAAGCAGGAATCCAGTAGCTTTCCACCTCTCCAAAAGGATCAGATCGCCGGTTCGTCTGTTCTTGGAGAGAAAGCTAATTCAGAAACTAAGGACACTAATGCAAGGAGTCCTCAGGACAACACTGACCTCATTCCCATGGAGTGTGATTCTCCTGCATCTGAGAGTGAAGCCCATGCTGCTGAACCTGAAATAGATCCCATTGTGAATGTGGCTCAGACGGCCGATCAAGAGCCCAAGATTGACTGCTGTAAGGAAGCGAAAGGCTCGGACAAGAGGGAGCGGGAGGGACGATCCCGCAGGTCTCGCTTTCACTCGCCTACGACCACTTGGTCGCCTACCAGGGAGTCTAAGAATGAAGGCTCACGCAGGTCAAGGTCTCGATCACGGGACCGTAGCCACAAAACCCGATCCACATCTCGGAGCCGCGATCAGCAAGAGGAAGAGCGGGAGGGCCGGCGGAATCGCAGCCGTAGTCGTAGCAGGGAGCGGAGTCACAGGCGACGTAGTCGTTCAAGGAACAGAAACCGACCCGGACGCCGGAGCCCGTCTCAGGAACGCGCTGATCATGGCGGCCACTCTCCTCGCAAGAGGGATTCTTGGGGCACGGATGGATGGCGGAGCAGGGGTGGCGGACGAGGTTTCCGCAATTCCAACTGGAGGAACAATGCGGAAAAACCTGGGCATTTGTCAACAAGAGATCCTGTTTCATCCGACAACGGCAGCTTTCATGAGGCGTCGCCCGATCGAGGCAGGAGCGAGAACCCGGACTGggtgaaagagagggagagcCTCTGGCCGGACACTGATGCTAGAGGCGATCCACCTGCAGAGTCCTGGTCTCGGGGTGGCTGGAACGCCGGACGCGGTAGAGGAGGAGCACACTGGTCGTCCAGCCAACAGGGCGAGCCAGCAGATAATTGGAGGCAACGTTCTTCTTTCTCAGGGACAGCAAATAACACAGATTCTTATAGTCGCTTCAACGAAAACAGAGCCGGAGGAAAGAGAAAAGAGTCTGAGGGCGGCGAGACGGCGATGGATCGTTCAGGGTGGTCGTCAGCGTCGAGCTGGGCCGTGCGGCGAACTCTTCCCGCTGATGTGCAGAACTACTACTCGCGCAGGGACAGAGGAGGCGGCAACAATACCTGGAACAGACAAGAGGAGGATCAAGCTGTACCAAGTGTCCCAAAACAAGCAG ATCCCCCACAGAATGAGCCAAATGCGCCCCTGCCAACCGAGGCAGTGCCAGCCCTACCCCCCACCCTGATGCCCCACCAGCTCGGTGTGATGGGGGTCCTTCGTTACCCCATGGGGCATATGCTGCCGAGACCTCCAGCCATGGGTCTGCAGCCTCCTCCTCAGTTCAGTTTGCCCCCTCCAGTGCCAGTACAGTTGCACCCCACTGGGTCGCTCCTACAGGTCCCATCCATAGCCGTGCAGGGTCTGCCTCCACCTCCACCACCACCTCCACCTGTGCAACAGGGCGGCTTCACCGCGGTACCGCCTGAAAGCCACCCATCTCAG CAGGTGATGCCCAGTTTTTCTGTACCAGGCAAAGGTTCTTTCAAACCCATGCCAACCAAAGTAGTTGCAGGGCCGCCTCATCCTGTTGGGATGGCCAGTGCGGCCCAGCCGTCCTCCACCACCCAACCCGCCACTCACAGTAAGGCCCATGCCGACAGCTCAAAGAAGGAGAAG AAATTGCAGATTCAGGAGCGGGCCATCAATGAGGTAAAAACAGCGATTAAGCCATATTATCAGAGGAATGAAATCAACAAGGAGGAATATAAAGAGATTGTACGCAAAGCTGTGGAAAAa GTGTGCCACAGTAAGAGTGGCGAGGTGAATGCAGACAAAGTGGCCAACCTGGTGAAAGCGTACGTCGACAAATACAAACGCATCCGCAAAAGCAAATCCGAGAAGAGCTGA
- the scaf11 gene encoding protein SCAF11 isoform X2, whose amino-acid sequence MQEGPGKGGQNSEGSLEDEEDQRCPICLNRPRRTDRAVPDCCRHVYCSACILRWAQMVQSCPVDRRPFSAIYLQGSSQQCIKLPVKALRLSELRACCSQDGQRMRRVSVAETETLERTQEKRANAKQKCHREGDSDASIDKNRKVRGDSCHSLLLTQHFHPSLPSQQGATFGTLTQIMAGSVDVCEEGPDGVQWRRLERKRRWLPASVPVLSTGVPRVLLHSHLLLSAVSASLNLLLSEHTVPHGVVCAVTCPKGEERKGTRGSGSKTSVKPAEAVATRRSSRHNRTEAEDSSAAQSQPTDSDATSSTPPTRNDTHASTSRGQQGNNPRSGAKRKGRAKKTMVEKHEDDEVGNHEEDGVNEETESEEKKTDQKASSDQIDDPFDMEDKMEVENETSPTEANNQEEEMAIVEEMLTESMVEDEDNQKLSPEDKEDEEVETSDADSVELVNVPPIVEEDCLSLSSADLQESQSDSQDVESSLQVESTAEPPTVTSDQIAVLKPEPDTTEDDADKEESISLPPFQEVADLNPEPDTTEDNSDKQESSSIPPLQEIADLEPEPETTEDDSDKQESSSLPTLQEVADLKPEPDTTEDNANKQESSSFPPLQKDQIAGSSVLGEKANSETKDTNARSPQDNTDLIPMECDSPASESEAHAAEPEIDPIVNVAQTADQEPKIDCCKEAKGSDKREREGRSRRSRFHSPTTTWSPTRESKNEGSRRSRSRSRDRSHKTRSTSRSRDQQEEEREGRRNRSRSRSRERSHRRRSRSRNRNRPGRRSPSQERADHGGHSPRKRDSWGTDGWRSRGGGRGFRNSNWRNNAEKPGHLSTRDPVSSDNGSFHEASPDRGRSENPDWVKERESLWPDTDARGDPPAESWSRGGWNAGRGRGGAHWSSSQQGEPADNWRQRSSFSGTANNTDSYSRFNENRAGGKRKESEGGETAMDRSGWSSASSWAVRRTLPADVQNYYSRRDRGGGNNTWNRQEEDQAVPSVPKQADPPQNEPNAPLPTEAVPALPPTLMPHQLGVMGVLRYPMGHMLPRPPAMGLQPPPQFSLPPPVPVQLHPTGSLLQVPSIAVQGLPPPPPPPPPVQQGGFTAVPPESHPSQVMPSFSVPGKGSFKPMPTKVVAGPPHPVGMASAAQPSSTTQPATHSKAHADSSKKEKKLQIQERAINEVKTAIKPYYQRNEINKEEYKEIVRKAVEKVCHSKSGEVNADKVANLVKAYVDKYKRIRKSKSEKS is encoded by the exons ATGCAAGAGGGGCCAGGAAAGG GTGGGCAGAACTCAGAGGGAAGTTTGGAGGATGAGGAGGATCAGCGGTGCCCGATCTGTCTGAACCGTCCCAGACGGACGGATAGAGCCGTACCGGACTGCTGCAGACACGTCTACTGCTCGGCCTGCATCCTCCGCTGGGCTCAG ATGGTTCAGTCCTGCCCAGTGGACCGCAGACCCTTCAGTGCGATCTACCTGCAGGGCTCCTCGCAGCAGTGCATCAAG CTTCCTGTGAAGGCGCTCAGACTGTCAGAGCTGCGCGCATGCTGCAGTCAGGATGGTCAACGGATGCGCCGTGTCTCTGT GGCAGAGACAGAAACTCTGGAAAGAACGCAAGAGAAAAGAGCTAATGCCAAACAGAAATGCCACAGAGAAG GTGACTCGGATGCATCTATCGATAAAAACAGAAAG GTGAGGGGAGACTCATGCCACTCTCTTCTGctcactcagcattttcacccATCACTGCCCAGCCAGCAGGGAGCCACTTTCGGCACGCTGACGCAGATCAT GGCAGGATCTGTTGATGTTTGTGAGGAGGGGCCAGATGGCGTTCAGTGGAGGAGATTAGAGAGAAAACGCAGATGGCTTCCTGCCTCTGTACCTGTCCTCTCTACAGGTGTGCCCAG GGTGTTACTCCACTCACACCTGCTTCTGTCAGCTGTCTCCGCCTCTCTGAATCTGCTGCTTTCTGAACACACCG TTCCTCATGGCGTAGTTTGTGCCGTCACCTGCCCCAAAGGTGAGGAGAGAAAGGGAACCAGGGGTTCTGGGTCGAAGACATCTGTGAAGCCAGCAGAGGCTGTTGCAACCAGACGTTCCTCTCGACACAATCGCACTGAGGCAGAGGATTCCTCAGCTGCACAGTCGCAACCGACAGATTCGGACGCCACCTCTTCTACACCACCAACCAGAAACGATACTCATGCTTCTACGAGCAGGGGACAGCAGGGGAACAATCCGAGGTCGGGAGCAAAGAGGAAAGGACGTGCGAAGAAGACGATGGTGGAGAAACATGAGGATGATGAGGTTGGGAATCATGAGgaagatggagtcaatgaggaAACAgaatctgaggaaaaaaaaacagaccagAAAGCAAGTTCTGATCAGATTGATGACCCATTTGATATGGAGGACAAGATGGAGGTGGAGAATGAGACGAGTCCTACTGAGGCCAATAACCAGGAAGAGGAAATGGCAATAGTAGAAGAAATGCTAACTGAGAGTATGGTTGAAGATGAAGACAATCAGAAACTTTCACCAGAAGATAAGGAGGATGAGGAAGTGGAGACAAGTGATGCAGACTCCGTTGAATTGGTGAATGTTCCACCAATAGTGGAGGAAGATTGCCTATCTCTTTCCTCTGCTGATTTGCAAGAGTCTCAATCGGATTCCCAGGATGTTGAATCATCTCTGCAAGTGGAATCAACAGCTGAACCTCCTACGGTCACTTCGGACCAGATTGCGGTTCTGAAACCGGAGCCTGACACCACGGAAGACGATGCCGACAAGGAGGAATCGATAAGCCTTCCACCTTTCCAAGAGGTTGCGGATCTGAATCCAGAGCCTGACACCACGGAAGACAATTCAGACAAGCAGGAATCGAGTAGCATTCCACCTCTCCAAGAGATTGCGGATCTGGAACCGGAGCCTGAGACCACAGAAGATGATTCCGACAAGCAGGAATCGAGTAGCCTTCCAACTCTCCAAGAGGTTGCAGATTTAAAACCGGAGCCTGACACCACGGAAGACAATGCCAACAAGCAGGAATCCAGTAGCTTTCCACCTCTCCAAAAGGATCAGATCGCCGGTTCGTCTGTTCTTGGAGAGAAAGCTAATTCAGAAACTAAGGACACTAATGCAAGGAGTCCTCAGGACAACACTGACCTCATTCCCATGGAGTGTGATTCTCCTGCATCTGAGAGTGAAGCCCATGCTGCTGAACCTGAAATAGATCCCATTGTGAATGTGGCTCAGACGGCCGATCAAGAGCCCAAGATTGACTGCTGTAAGGAAGCGAAAGGCTCGGACAAGAGGGAGCGGGAGGGACGATCCCGCAGGTCTCGCTTTCACTCGCCTACGACCACTTGGTCGCCTACCAGGGAGTCTAAGAATGAAGGCTCACGCAGGTCAAGGTCTCGATCACGGGACCGTAGCCACAAAACCCGATCCACATCTCGGAGCCGCGATCAGCAAGAGGAAGAGCGGGAGGGCCGGCGGAATCGCAGCCGTAGTCGTAGCAGGGAGCGGAGTCACAGGCGACGTAGTCGTTCAAGGAACAGAAACCGACCCGGACGCCGGAGCCCGTCTCAGGAACGCGCTGATCATGGCGGCCACTCTCCTCGCAAGAGGGATTCTTGGGGCACGGATGGATGGCGGAGCAGGGGTGGCGGACGAGGTTTCCGCAATTCCAACTGGAGGAACAATGCGGAAAAACCTGGGCATTTGTCAACAAGAGATCCTGTTTCATCCGACAACGGCAGCTTTCATGAGGCGTCGCCCGATCGAGGCAGGAGCGAGAACCCGGACTGggtgaaagagagggagagcCTCTGGCCGGACACTGATGCTAGAGGCGATCCACCTGCAGAGTCCTGGTCTCGGGGTGGCTGGAACGCCGGACGCGGTAGAGGAGGAGCACACTGGTCGTCCAGCCAACAGGGCGAGCCAGCAGATAATTGGAGGCAACGTTCTTCTTTCTCAGGGACAGCAAATAACACAGATTCTTATAGTCGCTTCAACGAAAACAGAGCCGGAGGAAAGAGAAAAGAGTCTGAGGGCGGCGAGACGGCGATGGATCGTTCAGGGTGGTCGTCAGCGTCGAGCTGGGCCGTGCGGCGAACTCTTCCCGCTGATGTGCAGAACTACTACTCGCGCAGGGACAGAGGAGGCGGCAACAATACCTGGAACAGACAAGAGGAGGATCAAGCTGTACCAAGTGTCCCAAAACAAGCAG ATCCCCCACAGAATGAGCCAAATGCGCCCCTGCCAACCGAGGCAGTGCCAGCCCTACCCCCCACCCTGATGCCCCACCAGCTCGGTGTGATGGGGGTCCTTCGTTACCCCATGGGGCATATGCTGCCGAGACCTCCAGCCATGGGTCTGCAGCCTCCTCCTCAGTTCAGTTTGCCCCCTCCAGTGCCAGTACAGTTGCACCCCACTGGGTCGCTCCTACAGGTCCCATCCATAGCCGTGCAGGGTCTGCCTCCACCTCCACCACCACCTCCACCTGTGCAACAGGGCGGCTTCACCGCGGTACCGCCTGAAAGCCACCCATCTCAG GTGATGCCCAGTTTTTCTGTACCAGGCAAAGGTTCTTTCAAACCCATGCCAACCAAAGTAGTTGCAGGGCCGCCTCATCCTGTTGGGATGGCCAGTGCGGCCCAGCCGTCCTCCACCACCCAACCCGCCACTCACAGTAAGGCCCATGCCGACAGCTCAAAGAAGGAGAAG AAATTGCAGATTCAGGAGCGGGCCATCAATGAGGTAAAAACAGCGATTAAGCCATATTATCAGAGGAATGAAATCAACAAGGAGGAATATAAAGAGATTGTACGCAAAGCTGTGGAAAAa GTGTGCCACAGTAAGAGTGGCGAGGTGAATGCAGACAAAGTGGCCAACCTGGTGAAAGCGTACGTCGACAAATACAAACGCATCCGCAAAAGCAAATCCGAGAAGAGCTGA
- the scaf11 gene encoding protein SCAF11 isoform X1, translating to MQEGPGKGGQNSEGSLEDEEDQRCPICLNRPRRTDRAVPDCCRHVYCSACILRWAQMVQSCPVDRRPFSAIYLQGSSQQCIKLPVKALRLSELRACCSQDGQRMRRVSVAETETLERTQEKRANAKQKCHREGDSDASIDKNRKVRGDSCHSLLLTQHFHPSLPSQQGATFGTLTQIMAGSVDVCEEGPDGVQWRRLERKRRWLPASVPVLSTGVPRVLLHSHLLLSAVSASLNLLLSEHTVPHGVVCAVTCPKGEERKGTRGSGSKTSVKPAEAVATRRSSRHNRTEAEDSSAAQSQPTDSDATSSTPPTRNDTHASTSRGQQGNNPRSGAKRKGRAKKTMVEKHEDDEVGNHEEDGVNEETESEEKKTDQKASSDQIDDPFDMEDKMEVENETSPTEANNQEEEMAIVEEMLTESMVEDEDNQKLSPEDKEDEEVETSDADSVELVNVPPIVEEDCLSLSSADLQESQSDSQDVESSLQVESTAEPPTVTSDQIAVLKPEPDTTEDDADKEESISLPPFQEVADLNPEPDTTEDNSDKQESSSIPPLQEIADLEPEPETTEDDSDKQESSSLPTLQEVADLKPEPDTTEDNANKQESSSFPPLQKDQIAGSSVLGEKANSETKDTNARSPQDNTDLIPMECDSPASESEAHAAEPEIDPIVNVAQTADQEPKIDCCKEAKGSDKREREGRSRRSRFHSPTTTWSPTRESKNEGSRRSRSRSRDRSHKTRSTSRSRDQQEEEREGRRNRSRSRSRERSHRRRSRSRNRNRPGRRSPSQERADHGGHSPRKRDSWGTDGWRSRGGGRGFRNSNWRNNAEKPGHLSTRDPVSSDNGSFHEASPDRGRSENPDWVKERESLWPDTDARGDPPAESWSRGGWNAGRGRGGAHWSSSQQGEPADNWRQRSSFSGTANNTDSYSRFNENRAGGKRKESEGGETAMDRSGWSSASSWAVRRTLPADVQNYYSRRDRGGGNNTWNRQEEDQAVPSVPKQADPPQNEPNAPLPTEAVPALPPTLMPHQLGVMGVLRYPMGHMLPRPPAMGLQPPPQFSLPPPVPVQLHPTGSLLQVPSIAVQGLPPPPPPPPPVQQGGFTAVPPESHPSQQVMPSFSVPGKGSFKPMPTKVVAGPPHPVGMASAAQPSSTTQPATHSKAHADSSKKEKKLQIQERAINEVKTAIKPYYQRNEINKEEYKEIVRKAVEKVCHSKSGEVNADKVANLVKAYVDKYKRIRKSKSEKS from the exons ATGCAAGAGGGGCCAGGAAAGG GTGGGCAGAACTCAGAGGGAAGTTTGGAGGATGAGGAGGATCAGCGGTGCCCGATCTGTCTGAACCGTCCCAGACGGACGGATAGAGCCGTACCGGACTGCTGCAGACACGTCTACTGCTCGGCCTGCATCCTCCGCTGGGCTCAG ATGGTTCAGTCCTGCCCAGTGGACCGCAGACCCTTCAGTGCGATCTACCTGCAGGGCTCCTCGCAGCAGTGCATCAAG CTTCCTGTGAAGGCGCTCAGACTGTCAGAGCTGCGCGCATGCTGCAGTCAGGATGGTCAACGGATGCGCCGTGTCTCTGT GGCAGAGACAGAAACTCTGGAAAGAACGCAAGAGAAAAGAGCTAATGCCAAACAGAAATGCCACAGAGAAG GTGACTCGGATGCATCTATCGATAAAAACAGAAAG GTGAGGGGAGACTCATGCCACTCTCTTCTGctcactcagcattttcacccATCACTGCCCAGCCAGCAGGGAGCCACTTTCGGCACGCTGACGCAGATCAT GGCAGGATCTGTTGATGTTTGTGAGGAGGGGCCAGATGGCGTTCAGTGGAGGAGATTAGAGAGAAAACGCAGATGGCTTCCTGCCTCTGTACCTGTCCTCTCTACAGGTGTGCCCAG GGTGTTACTCCACTCACACCTGCTTCTGTCAGCTGTCTCCGCCTCTCTGAATCTGCTGCTTTCTGAACACACCG TTCCTCATGGCGTAGTTTGTGCCGTCACCTGCCCCAAAGGTGAGGAGAGAAAGGGAACCAGGGGTTCTGGGTCGAAGACATCTGTGAAGCCAGCAGAGGCTGTTGCAACCAGACGTTCCTCTCGACACAATCGCACTGAGGCAGAGGATTCCTCAGCTGCACAGTCGCAACCGACAGATTCGGACGCCACCTCTTCTACACCACCAACCAGAAACGATACTCATGCTTCTACGAGCAGGGGACAGCAGGGGAACAATCCGAGGTCGGGAGCAAAGAGGAAAGGACGTGCGAAGAAGACGATGGTGGAGAAACATGAGGATGATGAGGTTGGGAATCATGAGgaagatggagtcaatgaggaAACAgaatctgaggaaaaaaaaacagaccagAAAGCAAGTTCTGATCAGATTGATGACCCATTTGATATGGAGGACAAGATGGAGGTGGAGAATGAGACGAGTCCTACTGAGGCCAATAACCAGGAAGAGGAAATGGCAATAGTAGAAGAAATGCTAACTGAGAGTATGGTTGAAGATGAAGACAATCAGAAACTTTCACCAGAAGATAAGGAGGATGAGGAAGTGGAGACAAGTGATGCAGACTCCGTTGAATTGGTGAATGTTCCACCAATAGTGGAGGAAGATTGCCTATCTCTTTCCTCTGCTGATTTGCAAGAGTCTCAATCGGATTCCCAGGATGTTGAATCATCTCTGCAAGTGGAATCAACAGCTGAACCTCCTACGGTCACTTCGGACCAGATTGCGGTTCTGAAACCGGAGCCTGACACCACGGAAGACGATGCCGACAAGGAGGAATCGATAAGCCTTCCACCTTTCCAAGAGGTTGCGGATCTGAATCCAGAGCCTGACACCACGGAAGACAATTCAGACAAGCAGGAATCGAGTAGCATTCCACCTCTCCAAGAGATTGCGGATCTGGAACCGGAGCCTGAGACCACAGAAGATGATTCCGACAAGCAGGAATCGAGTAGCCTTCCAACTCTCCAAGAGGTTGCAGATTTAAAACCGGAGCCTGACACCACGGAAGACAATGCCAACAAGCAGGAATCCAGTAGCTTTCCACCTCTCCAAAAGGATCAGATCGCCGGTTCGTCTGTTCTTGGAGAGAAAGCTAATTCAGAAACTAAGGACACTAATGCAAGGAGTCCTCAGGACAACACTGACCTCATTCCCATGGAGTGTGATTCTCCTGCATCTGAGAGTGAAGCCCATGCTGCTGAACCTGAAATAGATCCCATTGTGAATGTGGCTCAGACGGCCGATCAAGAGCCCAAGATTGACTGCTGTAAGGAAGCGAAAGGCTCGGACAAGAGGGAGCGGGAGGGACGATCCCGCAGGTCTCGCTTTCACTCGCCTACGACCACTTGGTCGCCTACCAGGGAGTCTAAGAATGAAGGCTCACGCAGGTCAAGGTCTCGATCACGGGACCGTAGCCACAAAACCCGATCCACATCTCGGAGCCGCGATCAGCAAGAGGAAGAGCGGGAGGGCCGGCGGAATCGCAGCCGTAGTCGTAGCAGGGAGCGGAGTCACAGGCGACGTAGTCGTTCAAGGAACAGAAACCGACCCGGACGCCGGAGCCCGTCTCAGGAACGCGCTGATCATGGCGGCCACTCTCCTCGCAAGAGGGATTCTTGGGGCACGGATGGATGGCGGAGCAGGGGTGGCGGACGAGGTTTCCGCAATTCCAACTGGAGGAACAATGCGGAAAAACCTGGGCATTTGTCAACAAGAGATCCTGTTTCATCCGACAACGGCAGCTTTCATGAGGCGTCGCCCGATCGAGGCAGGAGCGAGAACCCGGACTGggtgaaagagagggagagcCTCTGGCCGGACACTGATGCTAGAGGCGATCCACCTGCAGAGTCCTGGTCTCGGGGTGGCTGGAACGCCGGACGCGGTAGAGGAGGAGCACACTGGTCGTCCAGCCAACAGGGCGAGCCAGCAGATAATTGGAGGCAACGTTCTTCTTTCTCAGGGACAGCAAATAACACAGATTCTTATAGTCGCTTCAACGAAAACAGAGCCGGAGGAAAGAGAAAAGAGTCTGAGGGCGGCGAGACGGCGATGGATCGTTCAGGGTGGTCGTCAGCGTCGAGCTGGGCCGTGCGGCGAACTCTTCCCGCTGATGTGCAGAACTACTACTCGCGCAGGGACAGAGGAGGCGGCAACAATACCTGGAACAGACAAGAGGAGGATCAAGCTGTACCAAGTGTCCCAAAACAAGCAG ATCCCCCACAGAATGAGCCAAATGCGCCCCTGCCAACCGAGGCAGTGCCAGCCCTACCCCCCACCCTGATGCCCCACCAGCTCGGTGTGATGGGGGTCCTTCGTTACCCCATGGGGCATATGCTGCCGAGACCTCCAGCCATGGGTCTGCAGCCTCCTCCTCAGTTCAGTTTGCCCCCTCCAGTGCCAGTACAGTTGCACCCCACTGGGTCGCTCCTACAGGTCCCATCCATAGCCGTGCAGGGTCTGCCTCCACCTCCACCACCACCTCCACCTGTGCAACAGGGCGGCTTCACCGCGGTACCGCCTGAAAGCCACCCATCTCAG CAGGTGATGCCCAGTTTTTCTGTACCAGGCAAAGGTTCTTTCAAACCCATGCCAACCAAAGTAGTTGCAGGGCCGCCTCATCCTGTTGGGATGGCCAGTGCGGCCCAGCCGTCCTCCACCACCCAACCCGCCACTCACAGTAAGGCCCATGCCGACAGCTCAAAGAAGGAGAAG AAATTGCAGATTCAGGAGCGGGCCATCAATGAGGTAAAAACAGCGATTAAGCCATATTATCAGAGGAATGAAATCAACAAGGAGGAATATAAAGAGATTGTACGCAAAGCTGTGGAAAAa GTGTGCCACAGTAAGAGTGGCGAGGTGAATGCAGACAAAGTGGCCAACCTGGTGAAAGCGTACGTCGACAAATACAAACGCATCCGCAAAAGCAAATCCGAGAAGAGCTGA